In the Flavobacterium sp. 90 genome, GATTAAAGGTTTTTTGTCTAACTAAAAAACCGACACTATGAAGAAAAAAGGTCTGAGAAATCCCGCAGTTATTGCCAGTGTTTTGACAAGTCCGCAAGGGCAAAAGATGATCGAAAAAACACAGGAAAATACAGAGAAAACAATCAGTACAGGATTTACATTTTTAAAGGTTTTACTTGTGGGTGGAATAGTTGCAGTGATCTATTTTAAATTCTTAAAAGGATTTACCAAGATAAAAGAAGATACCCGCTACAAGCCCAGTAATATTAATGTTACCCAAGCAAGAGCTAGAGCCGAAGCCATCTACACTGCTTTACTGGGATTTGGAGCGAATTATAGCGCAGTTGAAAACAACTTAACAGGACTTAACCACAACGGATTTATTCGGGTATATAATGAGTTTGGAGAGCGTCGAAGCGCAACGCTCAGTAAAATGAATTTAGTGGAATGGCTACAGGATCAGTTTAAAGAGGATGATATCGCCAAATTAAGATTTTTAATAAAAGGATTTTTCTAATGATGACAACAAAGAAAAAGATAGTTATAGTAACCGCCTCAGTGGTTATTCTAGGTTTGGGAGTTTATTTTTTGACCAGAACCAACGCAAACGGAAAATCTGTTTTAGGTGGCAATAAAAAGTATATCGATGAAGGTGACATTAATACGGTTCCTGCTTTTTCTGCCAGTCAAAAAGTAGCCTTATTGTATGACGCTATGAATCGTTACAATGGTACAGATGAAACCTTAATTTTTGAAACTCTAACAGGAGTAACACAGGCACAATTTGGACTTATTCAAAAGGCATTCGGGCTAAAGAATTACAATCGTTTATTAGGTTATAATACCATCGGAGGCACAAAATTACCTTTGAAAACTTGGTTAAAAGAAGAATTAAGCGACTCGGAATATAGCCTTCTTAGAAAAAAATTCCCGCTCTATTTATAAACTCAAATGTAGATTTTTTTAAGTGCCTGGAAAAACGCCGGCGCAAGATCTTCTTAAAAAAAATCTACAATTTAAAACAGGAAAGTATGAAATTGAAAAATGAAGATAAGTTATTGATAGGAGGCGGAATAGTTGCATTAGGAACAATTGGGTTTCTCTACTGGAAGAAAAAGAAAAAAGAAAAAGAGGATGATCTGCTCGTAGATGATATTCCCGAACCGCCAAATGTTTTAGATAATCCTATCCCGCAAGCAGGCGCATCTTTAGACAGAAACAAAGTCTTATCAAAAGGTAGTAAAGGTCTTGAAGTAAGAGAATTGCAAAGGCTTTTAGGAGTGGCAATCGACGGAGATTTTGGCACAAACACCCTTAAGGCTTTGCAAAGTAAAAAAGGTGTTGTAAAGATTAGTTTATCCAGTTACATTACTACTAAACCCGTTGTAAGCAAAGTAATCAATGCTATTCCGACAGCGCTTGTTGTTCCTAAAGTCGGTCAGAAATTAATGGCAAACACGGATAAGGTTAGTCTTTTCAATGCCAAGAGAACCGCAAGCGGGGTTTATTTCAATGATGGTACAAAACCCTTTTTTAAAAACTCCCTTAATTATGGTCAGCACATCGGAACTTTTGTAGCTTCTAAATTAGGCGGGCAATATTTAATTAAACGTGATAATGTTTACTATTTCGTAAACGCAAATGCGGTAAAAGCGTATTAAAATGCCAACAACCACACAATCAACCTTAATGATAAGCACAATAGCAGTACTGGCAGTTGTACTGTTATTGCCGAAATCTGAACCTAAAAAAGTGATATTATAATGAGTTTCATTTTAGACAATAGCAATGTATTTTTAAAAGCATTTTTAAAATATAACATTAATAATCCGCTAAGAATTGCGCATTATTTAGCACAGCTTTCCCATGAATCAGGGAATTTTACAAGGCTTGTAGAAAACCTGAATTATACCCCTGAGGGACTCGCTAGTACAAGCCCTTTTAATAGCCGTATGACTGCTGTACAAAGAAATCTTTACGGTCGTACGGCTTCGCATCCCGCCAATCAAATAATGATCGCCAATATTGGGTATGCCAATTCAAACGGTAACGGAAATGTTGCCAGTGGTGACGGTTGGAGATTTAGAGGACGTGGTTTGATTCAGCTTACAGGAAGAGCCAATTACGAAGCCTACAAAAAGTACTCGGGATATGATGTTGTTACTAATCCTGATCTGCTTTTGCAGGTCGGTATTGCCATTGATTGTGCAGCTTGGTTTTTTTCTGTTTATAAAGACCTTAATTCTTTGGCAGATGCCAATTTAATTACCAAGATCACACAGAAAATCAACGGAAAAACCAACGGATTAGCCGATAGAATAAGCAAGTTTAAATTTTACAAAGCTCAAAACATCACCATTGAGTTATTAAAAAAAAAAGCGAAACCCTTACCTAATTTTAACAGTATCCGCACTTACGCTTTTAATTGGCTATCACCTTTTAACACAAAACAAACATGAGAGAAATATTATTTGAGTTAAAGATTTGGAGAGATTATATTTTACTGGGGATAGTTATCCTAATGGGGATTTTTACCAAAATCTACAATGCCACACAAAAAGGAAAAAAGGCAACACTTAGTTACATTTTAGCCGAGGGGATTGTTAGTGTTTTTGTTGCTATTTCAGTTTATGTTATCACAAGCGAGTTTTTAAATCTCAGCAAGTTTTTGACTTTCGTGCTTTGCGCTTGGGGCGGATCGCTGAGTACTTTAATCCATAGTGAAGTTGAGCAGTTGATAAGCAGTTTTTTTAACAGTCTGAAAATTTTAATTAAAACAAAACTAAAATAATGACAACAAATTTAGATCATAAAGACCCGTTTAAAGAGTTCTTAAGAATTCTGGTCATACTATTAATATCGTTTTCATTTGGATGCGCTTTGCTTTGTTGCAGTTCAAAAAAAACTATTCCAACGCGCACCATCGAGCGTATTATTGAGCATAAAACAGATAGTGTAAAAACTACTGAAATAAATCGGGCAATTTTAGACAGCCTGATTGTGAAAGTTGCAAAAGTCAAAACAGCAAAGCCCGAATGTGACAGTATAACTCAGGCAACGCTCGATCAGGTTTTAAGGCAACTTAACAGTTATAAAAAATCAGGGAGCAACGAAGCGAGTGTTCGGTACGATGAAGCCTTGAAACAAATTGTAGTGCTTCTTAAACAAGCTGAGACTAAATCTCAAATCACCTCTGTAAATAAAGAAGACAAGGAAAAAGAAAAGGAAATCGAACCCATTGTTATAAGGGAAAAGTATATCCCGAAATGGGTTAAAATACTGGCTTTTATTGGTGGTTTAGCAATTGTCTTTTTAGCTTGGAGAATTGGTAGAATTTTTATTTAAAAAATTAGAAAATGAGCGCTAAAAAAATAATTATCGGAGCGGGAATAATTGCAATTGCAGGTTATTTTTTTATTGAATACAAAGTACAGAAGATCATCGAAAGATTCCAATTTGTAAAAGTTTATCCTACTGCGATAAAGAAATTCAATATCAAATGGAATGAAGGATCTCCGTTTGTTTCGTTCAATTTGGATATCAAATTAGTCAATCCAACACCGGAGGTTTTCTCGGCAAAGATTGTGGCTGTTAAACTCAAGAGAATTATATTTTACGATAAAAACAATATTCTCTTAGGTACGGCAACCGTAAACACGGATGCTATAACAATTCCTGCTAACGGAAGCACAACGCTTTTCGATATTCCAATTCAGTTAGAACTCAAAACGATTGCCAGTACAATTATATCAGCAATTCAAAACAGTTTTAATTTAAAAGACATTAGAATTGAAAGCGTCGTAAGCATTTTAGGCACTGAACATAAAATTTAATTCCATGACCCTAGCCCAAGAATTTAATAGTTTGAATGGTTTGATCGTTTCCCGCAAAACCTTAGAAGATTTACTTATTAAGGCTGAAAAAGAAAAACACACTGTAATTTCAAAGCGAGTTATAAAAGTGTTGCAAGCCTTTGCAGATGATACTTTTTTGATTGAAATAAACAATCTTGTTGAGCCGTACGGACTAAATGGCGTTGAAGCTGAAATGTTGTTACCGACACTGGAGTATATTTCTGAGGATCA is a window encoding:
- a CDS encoding glycoside hydrolase family 19 protein, which produces MSFILDNSNVFLKAFLKYNINNPLRIAHYLAQLSHESGNFTRLVENLNYTPEGLASTSPFNSRMTAVQRNLYGRTASHPANQIMIANIGYANSNGNGNVASGDGWRFRGRGLIQLTGRANYEAYKKYSGYDVVTNPDLLLQVGIAIDCAAWFFSVYKDLNSLADANLITKITQKINGKTNGLADRISKFKFYKAQNITIELLKKKAKPLPNFNSIRTYAFNWLSPFNTKQT